TCGTCGCCGATCGTGACGTCGCCGTAGACGATCGATCCGGCCCGGATCGTCGCGTCGTCGCCGATCCGCGTCGGTTCGTCGAACTCGCCGTAGCCGACGGTCGCGTCCGCGTCGATCGAACAGCCGTCCCCGCAGACGTACCGGCTCACGGCCGCTCACCTCCGGGGGTCGCGTCGCGGTAACGTGTCTGTAGTACAGTCATCTGGAATCGATACCCAGCGAGGGCAGTCGTCCGGATACTTCCGGTAACGACGCTTTGTTATCCCCGTCCTGACGCGTCGGTAGCCCCGAACTACACGACCGGCCATCGAGCGCGCGCGGAACGCCCGCGAGGGGACGACGGCCGGCCAGCGCCGGCGAAATAGCTCATTCAACCGACAAAACACGTCGGCGCTCGCGTCAGTCATCGGATCCGACGGGTACAAGCGGCTTTCGACGGGGTAGACGCGTGATAGTAAAGTGTCACACTGTGGCACTGATCCCCGTGAGGCATCCGAAGACTCCCGTCGCTGCGAGGCCGGGCACGCACCCGCCTGCACGAGGTCGCCGATGACCGACGCCGGCCTCACGCAGGCGGAGCTGTTCGACGTGTTCAGCAACGCCCGCAGACGACGGACCGTCGAGTACCTGAAACGGCAGAACGGCTCCTGTGACCTCTCGTCGCTCGTCGAGCACGTCGCGGCGTGGGAGAACGACGCCGACCCGGAGGAGGTGACCCGCGCGCAGCGCCGGCGCGTCTACATCTCGCTGTACCAGACACACCTCCCGATGCTCGAGGACCACGGGATCATCGACTGGGATCCCGACGGCCACGAGATCGAGTTGCTGCCCAGCGAGGAGACGTTCGAGCCGTACCTCGACGGCGTCGGGGACGACCGCCCCTGGCACTACGCCTACGCGACCGCGACCGTCGCCGCCGCCGTCGCGCTGGGGCTGTCGTGGCTGTCCGTCGGGTCGCTGTCGGTCGCGCTCGCCCCGTGGGTCGCGCTCGCGCTGTGTTGTGTCGTCCTCTTCCTCGCGCTCGCCCAGCGCGTCTCGCGGCGCTCCAGCCTCCCCGTCCTCGTCCCGCTCGTGCGCCGCTAGGTCGGGCCGTCGTTCGCCTCCGCCCGCCGCCGTCGCCGCCCGACAGCGACGGCTCACGGCCGACAGACCGGGCGGCGAGAGGAACGGACCGCGGAGAGCGTCGAACGCGCGCTCGGCGGCCGACGCTCGCGAGAGTCGCCGGCCCGGTTCGTCACTCGTCGTCTTCGTCCTCGTCGTCGAAGAGGTCGTCTTCGTCCTCGTCGTCCTCGTCGTCGAAGAGGTCGTCGAAGCTGAACGAGTCGTCATCGTCGTCATCGTCGTCCTCGTCATCGTCGTCGCCACCCGCGTCTTCGCCCCCGCCGTCGTCCTCGTCCGTTCCGGCCTCGTCGCCGCCGTCGCCGCCGCCGGCGCCCTCGTCGGCCGCCGCGGACGCGGCGTCCTCGTCCTCGGCGACGGTCGTCCAGAAGTAGACGTCCTCGTAGGCGTTCTCGTTGGTCGGCTCCGCGGGCGGATCGCCCTCGAACAGCAGGAAGCTGACGCGGACGGTCTCGCCGGGATCGGCCGTCGGGGTGACCTCTCGCTCGGCGGTCACCCAGCCCCCGTCGCCGTGGGTGACGAGCACGTCGACGGTCCGGAGTTCCGTCCGCTCGACCACCTCCCCGTCCTCGATCACCTGCTCCTGAACGACGAGCGTGTACTCGGTCTCCTCGCCCTCGTAGTTCTCCACGACGAACGTGACGGGGATCGACTCGCCGGGTTCGACCGCGTCCGGGAACGCGCCGGCGACGAGTTCGCCGCTCTCGTCTGCGGTGTAGATCTCCAGTTCGCTGTAGCTGCTGGCGGACATCGGCGCGACGAACGCCACGAGCAGCGCGCCCGCGGCCGCGACGACCGCGAGGACGAGCAGCACCGAGGTCGCGGTGGCGACGGCACCCTCCGTCGACTCGCGGAGCCGCCGGATCGCCAGCAGCGGCGACACCGTGTACCGGTCGGGTTCGGGTACCCGAAGCCGGCGGACGGCCCCGACCTGCGCGAGGGCGACGGCCACGAGCGCGAGCGCACCGACGACGGGTTCCGCGGCCAGTCCCCGGTCGGCCAGCGGCAGCGCGAGGACGGCAAGCGCCGCGACGATCAGCGAGAGCGGCACCGAGAGGCCGAGGCGTTCGACGGTGTCGATCCCGCCCGGCCGCCGCTCCACGGCGGTCGCGGCGTCGGGCCGGGCGCGACGGGCCTGGGCCGGAAAGAGCGCCGAGACGAGCGCGTATCCCGGGAGGACGGCCACGAGCGCGAGCGCCGCCGTCAGCCGGAGGGTACTCCCCGTCGGGTACGCCGTCGCGGCGAGGTACCCGAGGACCGCGAGCACCGAGACCGCCGCGAGGTCCGTCGGATACCGGAGGACGTACCGGAACCGCGTCTCCGTCTTCGTCCGCAGGCTCATCCCGAGATCACCGCCGTCGACTGTCTCGTCGTCCGATTCGACCGCACGCCGCGCAGTCGCGTCGACATTCGTGGATCGTTCACCGAGTCGTAACTATCCGGCTTTGTTATGAGCGAGTTACCCGCGGCGGGCCGTCCGCGGGGAAAACGATCGGACGTCGCGACGCGACCTGAATCGACGGGACCCGACCGGCCGGGCGGGAGCCGCGGGGGCTCGACTCGGGACGGCCGCGGGTGTCGCGGCTACAGGCGAGTGCCCCCGAGAGCGGCGCGCGAGGCCCGGCGTCGAGCGGTCAGAAGTCGACGTACTGCTCCTCCCACTCGCGGCGTTCGTGAATTCGCTGGCGACCCTCCTCGGTGATCGCGTAGTAGTTCGTCCGTCGGTCGAGCTGGCCTTTCTCGACCAGCTCCTTGTTGACGAGGGTGTCGAGGTTCGGGTACAGTCGTCCGTGGTTGATCTCGGAGCTGTAGTACTTCTCGACCTCTTCTTTGACGCTCTGTCCAGACGGACGGTCCGCACCTGCGATCACGTACAGGAGGTCCCGCTGGAAGCCGGTCAGGTCGTGCATTGCTCAATCACGTGGACCGTTCCGCTGACTGGATATTTGTTATCCGCATCATACAGGCGTTTCACGCCTCATTTCATACTAACAGAGGTGAACGAAACTGTTCGTTCGCGTGACTTCCGTTCGCGGACGGAGGTTCGACGGCAGAGAGGAACTCCGGTCGCTCACGCCCGAACGGCGCCGATCCGTCAGGATCGCTCCTCGGGTCGCGAGACGGAGACGTCGATCCCGTCCGTTCCTATCTCAACGCTGAGGTGATCGACCGTCGCCTCGTACGCCGTCGTGTGCGTGCCGTCCTCCTCGAAGCGGATGCACTCCGCGAGCAGGTCGCTCTCGAGGAGGTTGTTGATTCGTCGATAGACCGTCGCCGACGAGCAGTCGGTCCGCGCGGTCAGTTCCTTCGCGGTCCGCGGACCGGCGCTCGTCGCGACGAGAATCGTCCGCGCGCACTCGTCGCCGAGGACTTCGAGCTGTGCCGCGGGCTCGACGCCCGATTCGGTTCTCGCGTCGTTCGCCTGTGTTGACATCGTTCGTGTTCCCATCGTCGGTCGGTTCGCTCCCGCCGCGCGGGAGGACGCTGTACGCAGCCTCTCGTGTCGACCCGCCTCGGTCGGACACACCACCGTCACGTTCCAGCGGTTCAACCGGTAATCGAAGGAGGTATTTTATAACGACCTACCTTACAGCCGGAAGGACGATCGTTACTCGCCGAAATTCCACATTTCGAAGCGGAAACGACCGGTTTCGACGCGCCGACGTCCTCGGCAACGTGGATTTTATCGGGCGAACACACCGCAATGCGGGTGAATCGACGTTGAGCGCACGGACGCCGCATCGTCGCTCGTCGGCGCCGTCGACGGGGCTACGCGGCCGAACGTCCGATCGAAACACCGTGTTTACCGGTCGCCCGAACTCCCTCGCCCAGTGAACAGTCTACGTCCTTTATTCGCATCAGTCGACGCTGATAGTAGTGACGCCCGGGGCGCCCGTCCGGGTCGCCGGCACCACCGCGGGCGGGCACCGGGTACGGACGCACTGCTCGAGAGACGGACTCGGCGACAGGAGGCCACGACCACACCATGAAACCGACACGAATCAACTGTCGGTTCAGACGAGCCGGTCGGGGCAGCTCGAGGAAAGCGAGGTATTTCACATACTCGGCAACGATCGCCGGCGGGCGATCGTCCAGATCCTGGCCGAACGGCGGAACCACGTCGGCGTCTCCGACGTCGCCACGGAGATCGCAAGTCAGGAGTCGGACTCGACGCCCGTCCCCAACAACCTCTACAAGAGCGTCTACGTCTCGCTCCAGCAGACGCATCTCCCCCAACTGGAGGAGGACGACGTCATCGAGTACGACCCCGAGGGGAAGACGATCTCCCCGGGGCCGCACTTCGACGACGTGCTCACGTACGTCGACGGCGACCACGGCGACGGGGCGGCCGTCCTGCGCCTTCACCTCGGCCTGTGCGTGTTCGGCCTCGCGCTCATCGCCCTCACGGGACTCGACCTCCCCGTGGTGTCCGCGCTCGATCCCGTCCTCGCGAGCGTCTTCGTGTTCCTCGTCGTCGCCGCGAGCAGCCTCTACTCCTTGCTGGGTTGACCGCCCGGGCCACGCGGGCGACGCCTCTCACCGGTCGTCGGTCGCGAGAAAAGACCCCCGTCCGTTGGGATAGGTCCCTCAGGTGGCGCCGATCAGCAGCGCCTCGTCGTCGTCATCGTCGCTGTCGATGACGGTGTCGCCGTCGTCGTCATCGTCGACGGTGTCGTTCTCCTCGTCCTCGTCGTCGTCGAGGTCGTCACCCTCGGTCAGTTCGATGAAAGCGACCTGTCCGAACTCGTCGGTGAGCACCATGTGGACGTAGTCGCCTTCCGCGATTCCGGTGGTGTCGACCTCGAAGACGACCTCGTCGCTCTCACCGCCGTCGAGAGTCACGTCCTGTGACCCGGCGAGGTCACCCTCCAGCCGGAACTGGACCTCCTGGGTGTCCTCCTCGTCACCGGGGTTGGAGATGGTCGCCGTGACCTCGATGGTCTCGCCGACCTCTGCGCTCTCGGGCGCGTCGAGACTCTCGACGGTGAACGACTCACCGGTCACGTCGTCGAGTTCGTCCTCCTCGTCGGTGACGTTGTCCTCGTCGTCGGTGATATTGTCGTCGTCGAGTTCGTCCTCCTCGTCGTCACCGATCTCGGTTTCTTCGTCGTCCTCGTCGGTGATGTTGTCCTCGTCGTCGAGTCCGTCATCCTCGTCGTCGAGTTCGTCGTCCTCCTCGTCGTCACCGATCTCGGTTTCTTCGTCCTCGTCGGTGATGTTGTCGTCGTCGAGTTCGTCGTCCTCCTCGTCGTCGAGTTCGTCGTCCTCCTCGTCGTCACCGATCTCGGTTTCTTCGTCCTCGTCGGTGATGTTGTCGTCGTCGAGTTCGTCGTCCTCCTCGTCGAGTTCGTCGTCCTCCTCGTCGAGTTCGTCGTCCTCTTCGACGACGTCGGCGTCCTCGAAGAGCCCTTCGAGATCCTCGGCGTCGACGTCCTCGCCGATGACGAGCACGGTGACGTTGGCGTTCGAAGCATCGACGTTCTCGACGGTCAGTTCCTCGACGACGATGAACACCGGCTGATCTTCGGGGAGTTCGTCGAGGTCGTCCTCGTCGAACTCGTCTCCGTCGAGTTCGTCGTCCTCGT
The Salinilacihabitans rarus DNA segment above includes these coding regions:
- a CDS encoding DUF7344 domain-containing protein, whose protein sequence is MTDAGLTQAELFDVFSNARRRRTVEYLKRQNGSCDLSSLVEHVAAWENDADPEEVTRAQRRRVYISLYQTHLPMLEDHGIIDWDPDGHEIELLPSEETFEPYLDGVGDDRPWHYAYATATVAAAVALGLSWLSVGSLSVALAPWVALALCCVVLFLALAQRVSRRSSLPVLVPLVRR
- a CDS encoding DUF1616 domain-containing protein is translated as MSLRTKTETRFRYVLRYPTDLAAVSVLAVLGYLAATAYPTGSTLRLTAALALVAVLPGYALVSALFPAQARRARPDAATAVERRPGGIDTVERLGLSVPLSLIVAALAVLALPLADRGLAAEPVVGALALVAVALAQVGAVRRLRVPEPDRYTVSPLLAIRRLRESTEGAVATATSVLLVLAVVAAAGALLVAFVAPMSASSYSELEIYTADESGELVAGAFPDAVEPGESIPVTFVVENYEGEETEYTLVVQEQVIEDGEVVERTELRTVDVLVTHGDGGWVTAEREVTPTADPGETVRVSFLLFEGDPPAEPTNENAYEDVYFWTTVAEDEDAASAAADEGAGGGDGGDEAGTDEDDGGGEDAGGDDDDEDDDDDDDDSFSFDDLFDDEDDEDEDDLFDDEDEDDE
- a CDS encoding PadR family transcriptional regulator: MHDLTGFQRDLLYVIAGADRPSGQSVKEEVEKYYSSEINHGRLYPNLDTLVNKELVEKGQLDRRTNYYAITEEGRQRIHERREWEEQYVDF
- a CDS encoding winged helix-turn-helix domain-containing protein, coding for MSTQANDARTESGVEPAAQLEVLGDECARTILVATSAGPRTAKELTARTDCSSATVYRRINNLLESDLLAECIRFEEDGTHTTAYEATVDHLSVEIGTDGIDVSVSRPEERS
- a CDS encoding helix-turn-helix domain-containing protein; the encoded protein is MSVQTSRSGQLEESEVFHILGNDRRRAIVQILAERRNHVGVSDVATEIASQESDSTPVPNNLYKSVYVSLQQTHLPQLEEDDVIEYDPEGKTISPGPHFDDVLTYVDGDHGDGAAVLRLHLGLCVFGLALIALTGLDLPVVSALDPVLASVFVFLVVAASSLYSLLG
- a CDS encoding DUF7282 domain-containing protein, with the protein product MDDREAPDGQSAWVTFEDQASDGQTVVVDEVTMASGGFVAIHDSTLLQGNVIGSVIGVSEYLGQGTHENVEVTLDEPLEEDEELIAMPHRDTNNNQQYDFVELEGQQDGPYLTPDGEPVTDVALVTVDGDVVDDDVTDDNVTDDNVTDDDADRVDGDDDVSKDKVKDDAVDGDELDEDDELDEDDGLDDEDDELDDEDDELDEDDGLDDEDDELDDEDDELDEDDGLDDEDDELDDEDDELDEDDGLDDEDDGLDDEDDGLDDEDDELDDEDDGLDDEDEETEIGDDEDDELDGDEFDEDDLDELPEDQPVFIVVEELTVENVDASNANVTVLVIGEDVDAEDLEGLFEDADVVEEDDELDEEDDELDEEDDELDDDNITDEDEETEIGDDEEDDELDDEEDDELDDDNITDEDEETEIGDDEEDDELDDEDDGLDDEDNITDEDDEETEIGDDEEDELDDDNITDDEDNVTDEEDELDDVTGESFTVESLDAPESAEVGETIEVTATISNPGDEEDTQEVQFRLEGDLAGSQDVTLDGGESDEVVFEVDTTGIAEGDYVHMVLTDEFGQVAFIELTEGDDLDDDEDEENDTVDDDDDGDTVIDSDDDDDEALLIGAT